Proteins encoded by one window of Paenibacillus urinalis:
- the lon gene encoding endopeptidase La — protein MGPSKTKVRRFPLLPLRGLLVYPSMVLHLDVGREKSVKALEKAMVEEHLILLCSQSDVNIEDPAREDIYRIGTVAKVRQMLKLPNGTIRVLVEGLERAEITEYTDHDEFYEVLAVELPEEEADHPETDALMRTVLSQFENYINLSKKVTPETLAAVSDIEEPGRLADVITSHLSLKIKDKQEILETVDVKQRLEKLLDILNNEREVLELERKINQRVKKQMEKTQKEYYLREQMKAIQKELGEKEGRAGEVEELRAGAAELSLPDKVREKVEKEIDRLEKMPASSAEGGVIRNYVDWLLALPWSRKTEDDLDIHAAEEVLDADHYGLEKPKERVLEYLAVQKLVKKLKGPILCLVGPPGVGKTSLARSIAKSLGREFVRISLGGVRDEAEIRGHRRTYVGAMPGRIIQGMKTAGSLNPVFLLDEIDKMASDFRGDPSSALLEVLDPEQNNTFSDHFVELPFDLSNVMFVTTANTIHSIPRPLLDRMEVLNIPGYTELEKLQIASRYLLPKQITEHGLTDEQVEVQQDALLKVIREYTRESGVRNLEQQMASLCRKAAKKIVSGHTGKIVIAPDDVKDYLGPQKFRYGVAELEDQIGTVTGLAWTEVGGETLVIEVTVVPGTGKLTLTGKLGDVMKESAQAAFSYTRSKAGDLGIAPDFHEKNDIHIHIPEGAIPKDGPSAGITMATALISALTNRHVSKDVAMTGEITLRGRVLPIGGLKEKSLAAHRAGYKKILLPKDNERDLRDIPDSVREDVEFVPVAHMDQVLQHALVEQQASVH, from the coding sequence ATGGGGCCGAGCAAAACCAAAGTTCGTCGTTTTCCTTTACTGCCTTTAAGAGGACTTCTCGTCTATCCGAGCATGGTGCTGCATCTCGACGTGGGCAGGGAGAAATCCGTCAAGGCTTTGGAAAAAGCGATGGTAGAAGAACATCTGATTCTCCTGTGTTCTCAATCTGACGTAAATATAGAAGATCCTGCACGTGAGGATATTTATCGGATCGGTACAGTGGCGAAGGTCAGACAAATGCTGAAGCTTCCGAATGGAACCATTCGTGTTCTCGTGGAAGGACTTGAACGAGCAGAGATAACAGAGTATACAGATCATGACGAGTTCTATGAAGTGCTGGCGGTGGAGCTGCCGGAGGAAGAGGCGGACCATCCAGAGACGGATGCATTAATGCGGACCGTTCTCAGCCAGTTTGAAAATTATATAAATCTATCGAAGAAGGTAACACCCGAGACCCTTGCAGCTGTATCCGATATTGAAGAGCCGGGGCGTCTTGCGGATGTTATAACGAGTCACTTGTCCCTGAAGATCAAGGACAAACAGGAAATTTTGGAAACAGTAGATGTGAAACAGCGGCTTGAGAAGCTGCTGGACATTTTGAATAATGAGCGTGAGGTCCTTGAGCTGGAGCGCAAGATTAACCAGCGGGTCAAGAAGCAGATGGAGAAGACCCAGAAGGAGTATTATCTTCGTGAGCAAATGAAGGCGATACAGAAGGAGCTTGGCGAGAAGGAAGGGCGTGCCGGTGAAGTTGAAGAGCTTCGTGCGGGTGCGGCAGAGCTGTCACTCCCTGACAAAGTGCGAGAGAAGGTCGAGAAGGAAATTGACCGGCTTGAGAAAATGCCTGCCAGCTCCGCAGAGGGCGGCGTTATCCGCAATTACGTGGATTGGCTGTTAGCTCTGCCATGGAGCCGTAAGACGGAAGATGATCTGGATATTCATGCCGCTGAAGAAGTGCTGGATGCAGATCATTACGGTCTAGAGAAGCCGAAGGAGCGCGTGCTTGAATATCTGGCTGTCCAGAAGCTGGTGAAGAAGCTGAAAGGTCCAATTCTTTGTCTTGTAGGTCCTCCAGGGGTAGGTAAGACATCACTTGCGCGTTCTATTGCCAAATCACTTGGCCGTGAGTTTGTGCGTATCTCCTTGGGCGGTGTAAGAGACGAAGCCGAAATTCGCGGACATCGAAGAACGTATGTCGGTGCCATGCCTGGCCGAATCATTCAAGGAATGAAGACCGCAGGTTCACTGAATCCAGTATTTTTGTTGGATGAGATCGACAAGATGGCTTCTGATTTTCGTGGGGATCCATCCTCAGCTTTGCTTGAAGTGCTAGATCCTGAACAAAACAATACGTTCAGTGACCATTTTGTAGAGCTTCCCTTTGATCTGTCGAACGTCATGTTTGTAACAACAGCCAATACAATTCATAGTATTCCGCGTCCGCTCCTTGATCGGATGGAAGTGCTTAACATTCCAGGATATACGGAGCTGGAGAAGCTGCAGATCGCAAGCCGTTATTTGCTGCCGAAGCAGATCACAGAGCATGGATTGACAGATGAACAAGTGGAAGTGCAGCAGGATGCGCTCTTGAAAGTCATTCGTGAATACACGAGAGAATCCGGCGTGAGAAATCTAGAGCAGCAGATGGCTTCCCTATGCCGCAAGGCTGCGAAGAAGATCGTATCCGGCCACACAGGCAAGATTGTTATCGCTCCGGATGATGTGAAAGATTACTTAGGTCCGCAGAAATTCCGTTACGGTGTTGCTGAGCTTGAGGATCAGATCGGAACGGTTACGGGACTTGCTTGGACAGAGGTTGGTGGTGAGACACTCGTTATCGAAGTGACTGTTGTTCCGGGTACAGGCAAGCTTACTCTGACGGGTAAACTGGGGGATGTTATGAAGGAATCTGCGCAAGCAGCCTTCAGTTATACACGTTCCAAAGCAGGGGATCTCGGGATCGCACCTGACTTCCACGAGAAGAACGATATTCACATTCACATTCCTGAGGGCGCCATTCCGAAGGATGGACCTTCTGCCGGAATTACAATGGCTACTGCACTGATATCTGCATTGACTAACCGTCATGTATCCAAGGATGTGGCGATGACAGGTGAGATTACACTCCGCGGCCGGGTTCTCCCGATTGGCGGACTGAAGGAGAAATCGCTTGCGGCACATCGTGCAGGATATAAGAAAATTTTGCTCCCGAAGGATAATGAACGGGATTTAAGAGATATACCGGACAGTGTACGAGAAGATGTTGAATTCGTACCTGTTGCACACATGGATCAAGTGCTCCAGCATGCACTGGTCGAACAACAGGCAAGTGTGCACTAG
- the lonB gene encoding ATP-dependent protease LonB, whose translation MGTELTVIVMLINLFFGVVIGLYFWNMLRGQRNNKSAVERESRKELDKLRKLRSISLTKPLAEKTRPAKMEDIVGQKDGLRAMKAALCSANPQHVIVYGPPGVGKTAAARVILEEAKKNPASPFKADAKFTEIDATTARFDERGIADPLIGSVHDPIYQGAGAMGVAGIPQPKPGAVTKAHGGILFVDEIGELHTIQMNKLLKVLEDRKVILESAYYNSEDTHTPAYIHDIFQNGLPADFRLVGATTRSPHEIPPALRSRCMEIFFRALLPEEIGQIAEDAISKIGFAANPEAVEVVKRYATNGREAVNIVQLAAGLALTENRDELRASDLEWVASSSQIQPRPDRKVPSLPQVGFVNGLAVYGPNMGALLEIEVSAVPVMKGKGIYNITGVVDEEEIGGGSRTLRRKSMAKGSVENVITVLRSMGLEPSNYDLHINFPGGTPIDGPSAGIAMATAIASAIKGIPVDHELAMTGEISIHGKVKPIGGVLAKVEAAFQAGAKTVIIPADNWQTIFEGLDGLKVIPVESVDEVFEHVFGKELMTDNEEKAAPAPELFPQSSPSILHADLNRGGTMNSTESM comes from the coding sequence ATGGGTACTGAATTAACCGTTATTGTCATGTTAATCAATTTGTTTTTCGGAGTCGTAATCGGGCTCTATTTCTGGAATATGCTGCGTGGACAGAGAAACAATAAAAGTGCGGTGGAACGTGAGTCTCGGAAGGAACTCGACAAGCTGAGAAAGCTGCGGTCCATATCACTGACCAAGCCGCTTGCCGAGAAGACGCGTCCTGCCAAGATGGAGGATATTGTCGGGCAAAAGGATGGGCTCCGCGCGATGAAGGCAGCTCTCTGCAGTGCAAATCCGCAGCATGTTATCGTTTATGGCCCGCCGGGAGTAGGTAAAACCGCGGCAGCGCGGGTCATTTTGGAGGAAGCCAAAAAAAATCCGGCCTCTCCGTTCAAAGCCGATGCCAAATTTACAGAGATTGATGCAACAACCGCCAGATTCGATGAACGTGGTATTGCCGATCCACTGATTGGCTCTGTTCATGATCCGATATACCAAGGCGCAGGTGCAATGGGCGTGGCAGGTATTCCTCAGCCTAAACCAGGAGCGGTTACGAAGGCGCACGGTGGGATTTTATTTGTCGATGAAATTGGTGAGCTTCATACGATTCAGATGAACAAGCTGCTCAAAGTATTAGAGGATCGTAAAGTTATTTTGGAAAGTGCGTACTATAACTCCGAAGATACGCATACTCCTGCTTATATCCACGATATTTTCCAAAACGGTCTGCCGGCTGATTTTCGTTTGGTAGGGGCAACGACCCGTTCACCTCACGAAATTCCTCCGGCTCTTCGTTCCCGGTGTATGGAGATCTTCTTCCGCGCACTGCTGCCTGAGGAGATTGGACAAATTGCAGAGGATGCGATCAGTAAGATTGGCTTTGCAGCCAATCCTGAAGCGGTGGAGGTTGTAAAAAGATATGCCACCAATGGTCGTGAAGCGGTGAATATTGTACAGCTCGCCGCAGGACTTGCTCTGACTGAGAATCGGGATGAACTTCGGGCTTCGGATCTCGAATGGGTCGCCAGCAGCAGTCAGATTCAGCCGAGACCGGACAGGAAGGTGCCAAGTCTTCCACAAGTGGGCTTTGTCAATGGTCTTGCCGTATACGGACCTAACATGGGTGCGCTGCTTGAGATTGAAGTATCCGCGGTGCCTGTAATGAAGGGAAAAGGAATATATAACATCACGGGAGTTGTCGATGAGGAGGAGATTGGCGGCGGTTCAAGAACGCTCCGCCGGAAGAGCATGGCCAAGGGGTCTGTAGAAAATGTAATTACCGTGCTCAGATCAATGGGGCTGGAGCCTTCTAACTACGATCTTCATATCAATTTTCCTGGAGGTACACCAATAGATGGTCCTTCCGCGGGAATTGCCATGGCAACGGCGATTGCTTCTGCAATTAAGGGGATTCCCGTCGATCATGAGCTGGCAATGACAGGTGAGATCAGCATACATGGAAAAGTAAAGCCGATCGGCGGCGTGCTGGCCAAGGTAGAGGCTGCTTTTCAGGCTGGAGCGAAGACGGTTATTATCCCTGCAGACAACTGGCAGACCATTTTTGAAGGTTTGGATGGCTTGAAGGTTATTCCTGTTGAGTCCGTGGATGAAGTATTCGAGCATGTCTTCGGCAAAGAGCTGATGACAGACAATGAAGAGAAGGCTGCACCTGCACCCGAGCTGTTTCCACAATCTTCACCTTCAATACTACATGCGGACTTGAATCGCGGCGGAACGATGAATAGTACAGAAAGCATGTAA